The Candidatus Eisenbacteria bacterium genome contains the following window.
TCCCAACTTTGTGCAGGAGGACACGGATCCGCATCCGGTCAAGGTTCGCCTGGAGTCGACGCTCGACACGCTCTACAGCGCGATCGGCGGGAGCATGCCGGCCCAGCTGCCGGTGATGACCTACTACCACGGGTTCGAGAGCGGGCCGGTGGTGTTTTCTGGATTCCCAGTCTGGTACTACCAGCGCCGGCAGGGCCAGAAGCTGGTGGACTTCGTGCTGCAGGACATCTGGGGACTCACGAAGGAACCAGCCGCGAATCGGGCGGCCGTGGCGTCACGCCGTCGTTAGAGGGCGTTCAAGTAAAGGCGCGGCGGCGAGCGATTCGTCGCCGCGCCTGACTGTTTGTGATTGACGCGGCGCCGGGCCGCGTGCCCATACTGCGTGTGCCTGGGCCATTCATTCCCTGACCGGGTCTGAAGGGTGCTTACCCAATGAAACCCGGTCGGAAGCATGATCGCCCGATCCCCGCTCTGGTCATCGCGGTCCTCGGGGTTTCGGCTCTGGGCGCCGCGGGGTGTTCGCAGCCGGTCGATCCGCTGTTCCGATCCAACCTGCCGCCAGAGGTCCGCCTCACCCAGGCGCCCGTCAGCTCGAGCGACCAGTACTTCTACGCCTACCGCATGAACTGGGTGGGCTACGACCCCGACGGGCGTGTGGATCACTTCCTGATCACGGTGGATCCGCCGCGTCCCGACACGGTCGACCTCAGTCTGAAGAACGCCCAGGGCCTGCCGATCTGGTCGCCCACCAACAAGAACGAAGAGATCATCTTCTTCCGTGCGACGACCCCGGAGTCGGCGCAATCGGCGTTCCTCAAAGCCACCGACTTCCATACCTTCGCGATTGCCGCGGTGGACGACAAGGGCGCTGTCTCGAAAACCGCCTGGCGGAGCTTCTTCTCGTTCACCCAGGCGCCGATGGTGTCGATCGATTCGCCGTCCCCCAACGGGATATTCACCCCCCTCGTCACGCCGACGGTGCGCATCTCATGGAGCGGGATCGACCCGGATGGCCAGTTCACGGCCAAACCGGTCAAGTGTCGCTACCGCTTGTTCGGAAAGAACAACCCGGACTTTCCCGACGACAAGGACTTCGTCGGCCATGTGTATTCCCAGCCCGAGTTCCTTCGCTGGATGTACGCGCCGACCTTCGGGCCGTCTGACAAGTGCCCGCCTTGCACGGCATGGGATTCGACCGGCCCGGACACGATGGAGGTCGTGTACACGAATCTGGTCCCCGACGAGTACTACATCTTCGCCGTGACTTGCTTCGACGAGGCCGGAGCCTATGACCCGATCTTCTCGACCAGCTCCAACTTGCTTCGTTTCGCGGTGACGTTCGCCGGGTCGTTCGGGCCGCGGATCTGCATGGGCAACGAGTTCTTCAACTACTGCTACGAGACCGGTGGCTATGCGAATGACCCGAGCCGCTACGTCAACGTGGAGGTCCCCGAGGGCCAGCCATTGAGCATCTTCTGGTTCGCCATTCCTCAAGGAGGCGCGAGCATGCGGCGCTTCCGCTGGGTGCTCGATCTGCAGGACCTGGACGACCAGACTCCACGGACCAACGAGACCACCGACTGGTACCACTGGAGCGCCTACAGCCTGAATACCACGAGCGCCACGGTGGGCCCTTTCTCCGTCGACCCCTCGCCGGACCATCTCTTCTTCATCGAGGCGGAAGACAACAACGGCCAGCGAAGCCTGGGCATTGTCCACTTCACCGTCGCTCGAGCCACCTTCGAGCGCGAGCTTCTCATCGTCGACGATGCGCGGTTGTCGCCGGACTACATCAACTTGCAGACCAATACGTACGGTCAACCGAGCGGCCCATGGCCTACCGCGGCCGAGCTGGACACCTTCTTCTTCGCGAAGGGCGGCTTTCCGTGGAAGGGCTATCCCGGCAATCCGCAAGGTCCCCCGGCTCCCACTCCGACGATCAGCTCTCCCGGAGTCTTCAACGGGTACCCGTTCGACACGCTCGGTACGCGGGGGATCCTTTCGGGCATCGTTCCACTCGCGAAACTCGGGAAATACAAGATCGTCATCTGGTACACGGATAACGTCGGCGCGACTTACAAGGGGTCACCGATGGAGGTGTTTGCCCCGATCACATCGTTGCGTCTCATGAGTCTGCCCGGCCAGCCGTCGACGATCTCCACCTACCTCAAGCATGGTGGCAAGGTGTGGATGTTCGGCGGAGGCGCGGCGTACGCGACCCTGGTCGACTGGCCCAAGCCCAACACGCCGACGAACGACTGGACCAACAGCGACCTCGAGCTGATCCCGGGCCGCTTCATGTACGACTTCCCTCACTGGCAGTCTTCGGTCGGCATCGCGCCCGCCAGCAACGCGCTGATCAACACGCCCGACTGGTCGCCGGGGGACTGGAACTCCACGTCCTCGATCGGGCGAGGCTGGTCGGCACACGGAATCGACAGAACGCTGTCGCAGCCCAATTACAGCATCCTGACCAATAGCACGCAGCCCAGCATGGCGGTGCTGAGCCCCCGGACCTGCACTTCGGATCCGCCGCCGCCGCAGCGGGCCTGCAGCCCCTTCTATGTGCTCACCAACTACGCGGCAGAGTTCATCGGACGAGTGGCGCCGAACCCTTCACCGCCGAATTTCATCCGCGAGGACGTCGATCCCGATCCCAACGTCTTCAAGGACGAGTCGACGCTCGACACTCTCTACTCGGCGGTGGGCGGCACGATGCCGGGACAGCTGCCGGTGATGACGTACTATCACGGCCAGCAGTCGCCGCAGGTCGTATTCAGCGGTTTCCCGCTCTGGTACTTCCAGCGCGCGCAGGTGATCAGGCTGGTGGACTTCGTGCTGCAGGAGATATTCAGGCTTCCGCCGCCGCCGCCGGGTGCGCGAGGCTCCCAAGGGCCAGCGCCTGTTTTGACCCAGGTTCCCTCGTCGGGCATACTCCGCGGCCGCTTTGTGAACACCAGATCAGGCGGAGCGCCCGGCCAAGACGCCATCCCACCCGAGCGGGTGTCGGTGAGCCGGTCCGGGGAACGCCGCCGGTGAGGAGAGTCTTCCCATGAAGGCCGGAATTCATCCCGTCTACGAAGTGCGCACCTTCCACTGTTACGGCTGCGGTTCCGAGTGGCAGAACCGGACCACCCTCCAGCCCGGCACTTCGGATGGCAAGGTCCATCTGGACATCTGCTCGAACTGCCACCCGTTCTACACCGGCAAGCAGAAGCTGGTCGACAAGGCGGGTCGCGTGGAGCGTTTCCGCAGGAAGTACGGCAAGAAGGGCGAGTCCGCCGAGGCGGAGAAGGACGCCGCCCCCGCTTCGGCCGAGTCCTAGCCCTCCTCAACCGGCTCCACGCCCGGTCACGCCGGGCGGGA
Protein-coding sequences here:
- the rpmE gene encoding 50S ribosomal protein L31, with protein sequence MKAGIHPVYEVRTFHCYGCGSEWQNRTTLQPGTSDGKVHLDICSNCHPFYTGKQKLVDKAGRVERFRRKYGKKGESAEAEKDAAPASAES